A window from Sinorhizobium fredii encodes these proteins:
- a CDS encoding acetyl-CoA C-acyltransferase, whose protein sequence is MSIRDPVVIVSAARTPMGAFQGGLRDLTAPELGAVALKAALDRAGIDAVDEVLMGNVLPAGLGQNPARQAALGAGLGQETPSTTVSKVCGSGMKALMLGHDALLSGSASLVAVGGMESMTNAPYLLPKARGGFRLGHGEVKDHMFLDGLEDAYSGRLMGTYAEDTAQHYQFSRSDQDAFALRSLERALKATEDKSFAEEIVVVTDGGKRGNANLDRDEQPTKADPTKIPKLKPAFRDGGSVTAANSSSISDGAAALILMRASEAEKRGLTPLAVVAGHAGHAQEPAWFTTAPIGAIDKLTEKLGWEKSSVGLYEINEAFAVVAMAAIRDLGLSDAIVNIHGGACALGHPIGASGARIVVTLLHAMRANSVKRGIASLCIGGGEATAVGLELLQ, encoded by the coding sequence ATGAGCATTCGCGATCCGGTGGTTATCGTTTCGGCGGCGCGCACACCGATGGGCGCCTTTCAGGGCGGCCTCAGGGATTTGACGGCGCCGGAACTCGGCGCCGTCGCGTTGAAGGCGGCGCTCGATCGTGCGGGTATTGATGCGGTGGATGAAGTGCTGATGGGCAATGTCCTTCCCGCCGGCCTTGGGCAGAATCCGGCCCGGCAGGCGGCGCTTGGCGCCGGCCTTGGACAGGAGACGCCGTCGACGACGGTTTCTAAAGTCTGCGGATCGGGCATGAAGGCGCTGATGCTCGGCCATGATGCGCTTCTCTCCGGCAGCGCGTCGCTCGTTGCCGTCGGCGGCATGGAGTCGATGACCAACGCGCCCTATCTCCTGCCGAAAGCGCGCGGCGGCTTCCGGCTCGGCCATGGCGAGGTCAAGGACCATATGTTCCTCGACGGGCTGGAGGACGCCTATTCCGGGCGGCTGATGGGCACCTATGCCGAGGATACGGCCCAGCATTATCAATTTTCCCGCTCCGACCAGGACGCTTTTGCCCTGCGCTCGCTCGAGCGGGCACTGAAGGCGACGGAGGACAAGTCCTTCGCCGAGGAGATCGTGGTGGTGACCGATGGCGGCAAGCGCGGGAACGCCAATCTCGACCGAGACGAGCAGCCGACGAAGGCCGATCCGACGAAAATCCCGAAGCTGAAGCCGGCCTTCCGCGACGGCGGCAGCGTCACGGCCGCCAACTCGTCGTCCATCTCCGACGGTGCCGCGGCGCTCATCCTGATGCGCGCAAGCGAGGCGGAGAAGCGCGGGTTGACACCGCTCGCCGTCGTCGCCGGCCATGCCGGCCACGCTCAGGAGCCCGCCTGGTTCACGACCGCACCGATCGGCGCCATCGACAAGCTCACCGAAAAACTCGGTTGGGAAAAATCGAGCGTCGGTCTCTACGAGATCAACGAGGCCTTCGCCGTCGTCGCTATGGCGGCGATCCGCGACCTCGGCCTTTCCGACGCCATCGTCAACATCCACGGCGGCGCCTGCGCCCTCGGTCACCCGATCGGCGCCTCCGGCGCCCGCATCGTCGTGACGCTTCTCCATGCGATGCGCGCCAATAGCGTCAAGCGCGGCATCGCCTCGCTCTGCATCGGCGGCGGCGAGGCGACGGCAGTTGGGTTGGAGCTGTTGCAGTAG
- a CDS encoding Lrp/AsnC family transcriptional regulator, whose translation MEQLDGFDLKILGELQRDGHLTNNELSERIALSPSQCSRRRSRLEAEGFITGYQAQIDRQKLGLDLMVVISVTLATHNRDNAKRFAKLVSGLPEVLEAYALTGEMDYHLRVVTPDLAGLSRFVNDVLLPHDSVQHVKTSIVLETLKSFEGLPIPERMKT comes from the coding sequence ATGGAGCAGCTTGATGGATTCGATCTCAAGATCCTCGGCGAATTGCAGCGCGACGGGCATCTGACGAACAATGAACTCTCCGAACGCATAGCGCTCTCGCCGTCGCAATGCTCTCGGCGGCGCTCGCGGCTCGAGGCGGAAGGCTTCATCACCGGCTACCAAGCGCAGATCGACAGGCAGAAGCTCGGGCTCGACTTGATGGTGGTCATCTCGGTCACGCTCGCCACCCATAACCGCGACAATGCCAAGCGCTTCGCCAAGCTCGTCTCCGGCCTGCCCGAGGTGCTGGAGGCCTATGCGCTCACCGGCGAGATGGACTACCACCTGCGCGTCGTGACACCCGACCTTGCCGGCCTTTCGCGCTTCGTCAACGACGTGCTGCTGCCGCATGACAGCGTCCAACATGTGAAGACCTCGATCGTCTTGGAGACGCTGAAGAGTTTCGAGGGCCTCCCGATCCCCGAACGCATGAAGACTTAG
- a CDS encoding helix-turn-helix transcriptional regulator translates to MYRESSTLSNFEDSNKVLAKKNKIVMLAKADLLAECLTQAISGRFQGHDVVSLSEADSLLDGNLVDVALVMLYRMPASTFPSIIRMIHEFHPKASIGVVVENADELDTSIAGFVDEGLIHGVLPLNLHLDVCLTAIDLLMKGGEHFPAALLRRLAPRSFAAGGSPVQRQSVVEEADPERRGENDRGVLTTREIQILDLICMGTQNKIIADRLGLSENTVKVHVRNIYKKMNVRNRTEAASRYFRHEGDLGAPRRRWSN, encoded by the coding sequence ATGTATCGTGAGAGTTCTACCCTGAGTAATTTTGAAGACAGCAACAAGGTTTTAGCAAAGAAGAACAAGATTGTAATGCTCGCCAAGGCGGATTTGCTCGCCGAATGCCTGACGCAAGCTATTAGCGGCCGCTTTCAAGGCCATGATGTAGTAAGCCTGTCGGAAGCCGACAGTCTGCTCGATGGTAATCTCGTCGATGTTGCCCTGGTTATGCTCTACCGCATGCCGGCAAGTACTTTCCCATCGATCATCAGAATGATCCATGAATTCCACCCCAAGGCTTCGATCGGAGTGGTGGTGGAGAATGCCGACGAGCTCGACACGTCGATCGCCGGTTTTGTCGACGAGGGCCTCATCCATGGCGTGCTGCCCTTGAACCTGCATCTCGATGTCTGCCTGACTGCCATCGATCTGCTCATGAAGGGTGGCGAGCATTTTCCCGCGGCGCTGCTCCGGCGCCTGGCGCCTCGGAGTTTCGCGGCGGGCGGCTCGCCTGTCCAAAGGCAATCCGTCGTCGAAGAGGCCGACCCGGAGCGGCGGGGTGAGAACGACAGGGGCGTGCTGACGACCCGGGAGATCCAGATTCTCGATCTGATCTGCATGGGAACGCAGAACAAGATCATTGCCGACCGGCTCGGGCTCTCGGAAAACACCGTCAAGGTGCACGTGCGCAATATCTACAAGAAGATGAACGTGCGCAATCGCACCGAAGCGGCGTCACGCTATTTCCGGCACGAGGGCGATCTGGGCGCGCCGCGGCGCCGCTGGTCCAACTGA
- a CDS encoding fumarylacetoacetate hydrolase family protein encodes MKLATLKDSTRDGKLVVVSRDLTRCSEVGHIARTLQAALDDWAHAGPRLARVAQGIETGSQPTMRFHEHDAASPLPRAFHWADGSAYVNHVELVRKARDAEMPASFWNDPLIYQGGSDSFLGPRDPILMADEAWGIDMEGEVAVIVDDVPMGATLEEARAAIRLVMLVNDVSLRGLIPAELAKGFGFYQSKPSSAFSPVAVTPDELGDAWDGGKLHLPLRIDLNGKPFGRANAGIDMTFDFPQLIVHAARTRPLSAGTIIGSGTVSNKLDDGAGKPVSEGGVGYSCIAELRMIETIESGAPKTSFLKFGDIVRIEMKDGAGHSIFGAIEQKVASYERG; translated from the coding sequence ATGAAACTGGCGACGCTGAAAGACTCCACACGTGACGGCAAGCTTGTGGTCGTTTCCCGCGATCTCACGCGCTGCTCGGAAGTCGGGCACATCGCCCGCACGCTGCAGGCGGCGCTGGATGATTGGGCGCATGCGGGGCCGCGGCTGGCGCGCGTCGCCCAGGGGATCGAGACCGGCTCGCAGCCGACAATGCGTTTCCATGAGCACGATGCCGCTTCGCCCTTGCCGCGGGCCTTCCACTGGGCCGACGGCTCGGCCTATGTCAATCACGTCGAGCTCGTCAGAAAGGCGCGCGATGCCGAGATGCCGGCGAGCTTCTGGAACGATCCGCTGATCTACCAGGGCGGCTCCGACAGCTTCCTCGGGCCCCGCGACCCGATCCTGATGGCCGACGAGGCCTGGGGCATCGACATGGAGGGCGAGGTGGCGGTGATCGTCGATGACGTGCCGATGGGCGCGACGCTCGAGGAGGCACGCGCGGCGATCCGCCTCGTCATGCTCGTCAACGACGTGTCGCTGCGCGGGCTAATCCCCGCGGAACTCGCCAAGGGTTTCGGCTTCTACCAGTCGAAACCGTCTTCCGCCTTCTCGCCGGTCGCCGTGACGCCCGATGAATTGGGCGATGCCTGGGACGGCGGCAAGCTGCACCTGCCGCTTCGCATCGACTTGAACGGCAAGCCCTTCGGCCGCGCCAATGCGGGGATCGACATGACTTTCGATTTTCCGCAACTGATTGTGCATGCGGCCCGCACACGGCCGCTCTCTGCCGGCACCATCATCGGCTCGGGGACGGTTTCGAACAAGCTCGACGACGGAGCGGGCAAGCCGGTTTCGGAGGGCGGCGTCGGCTATTCCTGCATCGCGGAGCTGCGCATGATCGAAACGATCGAGAGCGGCGCGCCGAAAACGTCCTTCCTGAAATTCGGCGATATCGTCCGGATCGAAATGAAGGATGGCGCCGGCCATTCGATCTTCGGTGCCATCGAGCAGAAGGTGGCAAGTTACGAGCGCGGATGA
- a CDS encoding MarR family winged helix-turn-helix transcriptional regulator yields the protein METKGFELETFLPYRLNRAAEFVALRFAAQYKARYQLTRPEWRALAALGSSERPMTATEIGAHSAMHKTKVSRAVFGLEQRRWLKREEDGRDRRFEHLALTPAGEQAYRELTALASAYQSELLSILGAENMEALSAGLRAVERAMKNSGRLG from the coding sequence ATGGAGACGAAGGGGTTCGAACTGGAGACCTTCCTCCCCTACCGGCTGAACCGGGCGGCAGAATTCGTGGCGCTGCGCTTTGCCGCCCAGTACAAGGCGCGCTACCAGTTGACCCGTCCCGAATGGCGAGCGCTGGCCGCCCTCGGCAGCTCGGAACGCCCGATGACCGCGACCGAGATCGGCGCCCACTCGGCGATGCACAAGACCAAGGTCAGCCGCGCCGTCTTCGGCCTCGAGCAGCGCCGCTGGCTCAAGCGCGAGGAGGACGGCCGCGACCGGCGGTTCGAGCACCTGGCGCTGACGCCCGCGGGCGAGCAGGCCTATCGGGAACTGACGGCGCTCGCGAGCGCCTATCAGTCCGAATTGCTGTCGATTCTCGGGGCGGAAAATATGGAGGCGCTTTCAGCGGGCTTGCGGGCGGTGGAGCGGGCGATGAAGAACAGCGGTCGCCTCGGCTAA
- the hmgA gene encoding homogentisate 1,2-dioxygenase — MLGKAEERRGAVVGEEQSLTYMPGFGNDFETESLPGALPQGQNSPQRCSYGLYAEQLSGSPFTAPRGTNERSWLYRIRPSVRHTGRFARLDYPHWKTAPHLGEQSLALGQLRWDPLPTPSGDVNFLQGIRTMTTAGDVLTQVGMAAHAYVFNADMVDDYFFNADGELLIVPETGAIQVFTELGKMDVAPSEICLVPRGMMFKVTRLGDEEAWRGYICENYGAKFTLPDRGPIGANCLANPRDFKTPVAAYEDREAPCRVQVKWCGSFHVVEIGHSPLDVVAWHGNYAPYKYDLKTFSPVGAILFDHPDPSIFTVLTAPSGEEGTANVDFVLFPPRWLVAEHTFRPPWYHRNIMSEFMGLIYGRYDAKEEGFVPGGMSLHNMMLAHGPDASGFEKATNSELKPVKLDNTMAFMFETRFPQQLTRFAAELETLQENYIDCWADLKKRFNGTPEGDWS, encoded by the coding sequence ATGTTGGGCAAGGCGGAGGAGCGGCGCGGAGCCGTCGTGGGCGAGGAACAGTCGCTTACTTACATGCCCGGTTTCGGCAACGACTTCGAAACCGAAAGCCTGCCCGGCGCCCTGCCGCAGGGGCAGAACAGCCCGCAGAGATGCAGCTACGGCCTCTATGCCGAACAGCTCTCCGGCTCGCCCTTCACGGCGCCGCGCGGCACCAACGAGCGCTCCTGGCTCTACCGGATCCGCCCGAGCGTCCGCCACACCGGCCGCTTCGCGAGGCTCGACTATCCGCACTGGAAAACGGCACCGCATCTCGGCGAACAGTCGCTGGCGCTCGGGCAATTGCGCTGGGACCCTTTGCCCACCCCGTCCGGTGACGTGAACTTCCTTCAGGGTATCCGCACCATGACGACGGCGGGCGACGTACTCACTCAGGTCGGCATGGCGGCGCATGCCTATGTCTTCAATGCCGACATGGTCGATGACTATTTCTTCAACGCCGACGGCGAGCTGCTGATCGTCCCGGAAACGGGTGCGATCCAGGTCTTTACCGAGCTTGGGAAGATGGATGTGGCGCCGTCGGAAATCTGCCTGGTCCCGCGCGGCATGATGTTCAAGGTCACTCGTCTTGGGGACGAAGAGGCCTGGCGCGGCTATATCTGCGAGAATTACGGCGCCAAGTTCACGCTGCCGGACCGCGGACCGATCGGCGCCAACTGCCTTGCCAATCCGCGCGATTTCAAGACGCCGGTCGCGGCCTATGAGGACAGGGAGGCGCCTTGCCGGGTGCAGGTGAAGTGGTGCGGCTCCTTCCACGTGGTCGAGATCGGCCATTCTCCCCTCGACGTCGTCGCCTGGCACGGCAACTATGCACCCTACAAATACGACCTCAAGACTTTCTCGCCGGTCGGAGCGATCCTGTTCGATCATCCTGATCCGTCGATCTTCACGGTGCTGACGGCGCCGTCCGGCGAGGAGGGGACTGCCAATGTCGACTTCGTCCTCTTCCCGCCGCGCTGGCTGGTCGCCGAGCACACCTTCCGGCCGCCCTGGTACCACCGCAACATCATGAGCGAGTTCATGGGGCTGATCTACGGGCGCTACGATGCCAAGGAGGAGGGCTTCGTGCCCGGCGGCATGAGTTTGCACAACATGATGCTGGCGCACGGGCCGGACGCATCCGGCTTCGAAAAGGCGACGAACAGCGAGTTGAAACCGGTGAAGCTCGACAATACCATGGCCTTCATGTTCGAGACCCGTTTCCCGCAGCAACTGACCCGCTTCGCCGCCGAACTGGAAACGCTGCAGGAGAATTACATCGACTGCTGGGCCGACCTCAAAAAGCGCTTCAACGGGACGCCGGAGGGCGATTGGTCTTGA
- the purU gene encoding formyltetrahydrofolate deformylase, whose translation MKSYVLTVTCKSTRGIVAAVTGYLAEKGCYISDSSQFDDLETGLFFMRLTFISQEGAKLEELREGFAPVIKQFGMAMEIRDSEERMKVLLMVSRFGHCLNDLLYRWKIGALPIDIVGVVSNHFDYQKVVVNHDIPFHCIKVTKENKPKAEAQLLEIVEQTGAELIVLARYMQVLSDALCKKMSGKIINIHHSFLPSFKGANPYKQAYERGVKLIGATAHYVTADLDEGPIIEQDIARITHAQSAEDYVSIGRDVESQVLARAVHAHIHHRTFINGNRVVVFPPSPGSYASERMG comes from the coding sequence ATGAAAAGCTATGTGCTGACCGTCACTTGCAAATCCACCCGCGGCATCGTTGCTGCCGTCACCGGCTATCTCGCGGAGAAAGGCTGCTACATCAGCGACAGCTCGCAATTCGACGATCTCGAGACGGGTCTGTTCTTCATGCGCCTCACCTTCATCAGTCAGGAGGGCGCCAAGCTCGAGGAACTGCGCGAAGGCTTCGCTCCCGTCATCAAGCAGTTCGGCATGGCGATGGAGATCCGCGATTCCGAAGAGCGGATGAAGGTGCTGCTGATGGTGTCGCGTTTCGGCCATTGCCTGAACGACCTGCTCTACCGCTGGAAGATCGGCGCGCTGCCGATCGACATCGTCGGCGTCGTCTCCAACCACTTCGATTACCAGAAGGTGGTCGTCAACCACGACATTCCCTTCCACTGCATCAAAGTGACGAAGGAGAACAAGCCAAAGGCCGAAGCCCAGCTTCTGGAGATCGTCGAGCAGACCGGCGCCGAGCTGATCGTTTTGGCCCGCTACATGCAGGTTCTGTCCGACGCGCTCTGCAAGAAGATGTCGGGGAAGATTATCAACATCCACCACTCCTTCCTGCCGTCCTTCAAGGGCGCCAATCCCTACAAGCAGGCCTATGAGCGCGGCGTCAAGCTGATCGGCGCGACGGCGCACTACGTCACCGCCGATCTCGACGAGGGCCCGATCATCGAGCAGGACATCGCCCGCATCACCCATGCGCAGTCGGCCGAGGACTATGTGTCGATCGGCCGTGACGTCGAGAGCCAGGTGCTGGCGCGCGCCGTGCACGCCCATATCCATCACCGCACCTTCATCAACGGCAACCGCGTCGTGGTGTTTCCGCCGAGCCCTGGGAGCTATGCGTCCGAGCGAATGGGCTGA
- the hppD gene encoding 4-hydroxyphenylpyruvate dioxygenase — MGPFPHDAPPATISADNPAGTDGFEFVEFAHPEPRKLEELFRRMGYTPVAKHRKKNITVWRQGDINYILNAEPGSHAMRFVDKHGPCAPSMAWRVVDAKHAFEHAVGKGAEPYAGDDKSLDVPAIVGIGGSLLYFVETYGDRRSAYDAEFEWLGERNPKPAGVGFYYLDHLTHNVYRGNMDKWWAFYRELFNFKQIHFFDIDGRITGLLSRAITSPCGKIRIPLNESKDDTSQIEEYLKKYKGEGIQHIAVGTEAIYDATDRLAENGLKFMPGPPDTYYEMSHERVHGHDEPIERMKKHGILIDGEGVVDGGMTKILLQIFSKTVIGPIFFEFIQRKGDEGFGEGNFRALFESIEADQIRRGALNRPPAAAE; from the coding sequence ATGGGCCCGTTTCCACATGATGCACCGCCTGCAACCATATCGGCCGACAACCCTGCCGGAACAGATGGCTTCGAGTTCGTCGAATTCGCCCATCCCGAACCGAGGAAGCTGGAGGAGCTCTTCCGTCGCATGGGCTATACGCCGGTTGCCAAGCATAGGAAGAAGAACATCACTGTCTGGCGGCAGGGCGACATCAATTACATCCTGAATGCCGAACCGGGCTCGCATGCGATGCGCTTCGTCGACAAGCACGGGCCTTGCGCCCCATCGATGGCCTGGCGCGTCGTCGATGCGAAACATGCCTTCGAGCACGCCGTTGGCAAGGGCGCCGAACCCTATGCCGGCGACGACAAGAGCCTCGACGTGCCGGCGATCGTCGGCATCGGCGGCTCGCTTCTCTATTTCGTCGAGACCTATGGGGACAGGCGTTCCGCCTACGATGCCGAGTTCGAGTGGCTCGGCGAGCGCAATCCGAAGCCGGCCGGCGTCGGCTTCTACTATCTCGATCACCTGACCCACAATGTCTACCGCGGTAACATGGACAAGTGGTGGGCCTTTTATCGCGAGCTGTTCAACTTCAAGCAGATTCATTTCTTCGACATCGACGGCCGCATCACCGGACTGTTGAGCCGGGCGATCACCTCGCCTTGCGGCAAGATCCGCATTCCCCTGAACGAATCGAAGGACGACACCAGCCAGATCGAAGAATATCTGAAGAAGTACAAGGGCGAAGGCATCCAGCACATCGCCGTCGGCACCGAAGCGATCTATGACGCGACCGACAGGCTGGCCGAGAACGGTCTCAAATTCATGCCCGGGCCGCCGGACACCTATTACGAGATGTCGCACGAGCGCGTCCACGGCCATGACGAGCCGATCGAGCGCATGAAGAAGCACGGCATACTGATCGACGGCGAAGGCGTCGTGGATGGCGGCATGACGAAGATCCTCCTGCAGATCTTCTCGAAAACGGTCATCGGGCCGATCTTCTTCGAGTTCATCCAGCGCAAGGGAGACGAAGGCTTTGGCGAGGGCAATTTCCGGGCGCTGTTCGAGTCGATCGAAGCCGACCAGATCCGCCGGGGTGCGCTGAATAGGCCGCCGGCCGCGGCCGAATAG
- the maiA gene encoding maleylacetoacetate isomerase, producing the protein MMESVTNETVLYDYWRSSASYRVRIALNLIGEDYRSVPVDLLARAHRAPEHLARNPQGLVPVLDIDGERLTQSLAIVEYLAETRAAGLLLPADAKGRQRVRALSYAIAMDIHPVCNLGVVAHVMAGAADGEAVRLAWMQKFIGEGIAAFERLLDHPSTGSFCHGDSPSLADICLVPQLYNARRWQVDLSRCPRIAAIDARCAEIDAFARAHPDRAKP; encoded by the coding sequence ATGATGGAGAGCGTGACGAACGAAACTGTTCTCTACGACTATTGGCGCTCGTCGGCGAGCTACCGGGTGCGAATCGCCCTCAATCTCATCGGTGAAGATTACCGCTCCGTCCCTGTCGATCTTCTCGCCCGGGCGCATCGAGCACCCGAGCATCTTGCCCGCAATCCCCAGGGGCTGGTGCCGGTCCTCGACATCGACGGCGAGCGCCTCACCCAGTCGCTCGCCATTGTCGAATATCTCGCCGAAACGAGGGCGGCCGGCCTTCTTCTTCCTGCCGATGCAAAGGGGCGCCAGCGGGTCCGGGCGCTCTCCTACGCCATCGCGATGGATATTCACCCTGTCTGCAATCTCGGAGTCGTTGCGCATGTGATGGCGGGTGCGGCGGATGGCGAGGCGGTACGCCTCGCCTGGATGCAGAAGTTCATCGGCGAGGGCATTGCCGCTTTCGAGCGGCTGCTCGATCATCCCTCGACCGGCAGCTTCTGCCACGGCGATAGTCCGAGCCTGGCGGATATCTGCCTCGTGCCGCAGCTCTATAACGCGCGCCGCTGGCAGGTCGACCTTTCCCGCTGCCCCCGGATCGCGGCCATCGATGCGCGCTGCGCCGAGATCGACGCCTTCGCCAGAGCGCATCCGGACCGGGCGAAGCCGTAG
- a CDS encoding MBL fold metallo-hydrolase, protein MSARLVLLGSKGGPAIRPGGPWPTSSLLEIAGRTIVVDCGLGVTRGLTDAGVPLKALDLIIVTHLHSDHVLELGPLIHTAWTAGLAHPVCVFGPAGTRAYWQGFLQSMAFDVDIRIVDEGRPDLRSLVEVTEFFEGEVFSENGLTVSALRVDHPPVTDCFALRFDHPEGTVVFSSDTAYFPPLADFASGADILVHEAMLAAGVDRLVARTGNGARLKEHLLASHTFAEQAGAIAETAGVGRLVLHHLIPADDPEISQADWIAAARKSWPGALTIASDGLVVEIADDSSG, encoded by the coding sequence TTGAGTGCACGCCTTGTCTTGCTCGGCAGTAAGGGCGGCCCGGCGATCCGGCCAGGCGGCCCCTGGCCGACATCGTCGCTGCTCGAGATCGCAGGCCGCACGATCGTGGTCGACTGCGGGCTCGGCGTCACCCGTGGGCTGACCGATGCCGGCGTGCCGCTCAAGGCGCTGGACCTGATCATCGTCACCCACCTGCATTCGGACCACGTCCTGGAACTGGGGCCGCTGATCCACACCGCCTGGACTGCGGGGCTCGCGCATCCCGTGTGCGTCTTCGGACCGGCCGGCACACGCGCCTACTGGCAGGGCTTCCTTCAGTCGATGGCCTTCGACGTCGACATCCGCATCGTCGACGAGGGCAGGCCGGATCTCAGGTCGCTTGTTGAGGTCACCGAATTCTTCGAAGGTGAAGTCTTCTCGGAGAATGGTCTCACCGTGTCGGCGCTGCGCGTCGACCACCCGCCGGTCACCGACTGTTTCGCTCTGCGCTTCGATCATCCGGAGGGCACGGTGGTGTTCTCCTCCGACACGGCCTACTTCCCGCCGCTTGCGGATTTTGCAAGCGGCGCCGACATTCTCGTCCACGAAGCGATGCTCGCTGCAGGGGTCGATCGTCTGGTGGCGCGCACCGGAAATGGCGCGCGGTTGAAGGAGCATCTGCTGGCGAGCCACACATTCGCCGAGCAGGCGGGCGCGATCGCAGAGACCGCCGGCGTCGGCCGGCTCGTGCTTCATCACCTAATTCCGGCCGATGATCCGGAGATCTCGCAGGCCGACTGGATCGCGGCGGCGCGCAAAAGCTGGCCGGGCGCCTTGACGATCGCGTCCGACGGCCTTGTTGTGGAGATTGCGGACGATTCGTCCGGGTAG